A section of the Amblyomma americanum isolate KBUSLIRL-KWMA chromosome 2, ASM5285725v1, whole genome shotgun sequence genome encodes:
- the LOC144119584 gene encoding putative methyltransferase DDB_G0268948 produces MLLHRVLGRGSRLLRCHRARHRTARGLQDESPRDKYSVSIEGTDLSKLYKQARPSLPDSVIQEVIAYVDQKLSKRELCVDVGCGPGQSTELFCPYFKNVVGADVSRSLIEEAGATRRHGNVTYMEARAECLPLRSNSVALVSAVNAIQYFDRDEFFAEVRRVLVDDGVLFAAMHHLRDLLEPGMDNWLFQLREDKFSDYLLSRHAYWASGYDSIEVPFKGVRKKTVLTRSALKVSAVMDHINTWSLAVMMRHHEPERARATLAEFRDRHYLNTLDPGDCLDLVFLM; encoded by the exons ATGCTGCTGCACCGTGTCTTGGGAAGAGGAAGCCGCTTGC TGAGATGTCATCGGGCTCGTCACCGGACAGCGAGAGGGCTGCAGGACGAGTCGCCGCGGGACAAGTACAGCGTCAGCATCGAGGGCACCGATCTTTCGAAGCTGTACAAGCAGGCAAGGCCCAGCCTGCCCGACTCTGTGATCCAAGAGGTCATCGCGTACGTGGACCAGAAG CTGTCCAAGCGGGAGCTGTGTGTGGACGTGGGCTGCGGGCCGGGCCAGAGCACCGAGCTCTTCTGTCCCTACTTCAAGAACGTGGTGGGCGCCGACGTCAGCCGCTCCCTCATCGAGGAGGCCGGGGCCACGAGGCGACACGGCAACGTCACTTACAT GGAGGCGAGAGCGGAGTGCCTGCCGCTGCGTAGCAACTCGGTGGCGCTGGTGTCGGCAGTGAACGCGATCCAGTATTTCGACCGGGACGAATTCTTCGCCGAGGTACGGCGCGTGCTAGTCGACGACGGCGTCCTCTTCGCCGCCATGCACCACCTGCGCGACCTGCTCGAGCCCGGCATGGACAACTGGCTCTTCCAG CTGAGGGAAGACAAGTTCTCGGACTACCTGCTCTCGCGCCATGCCTACTGGGCGTCTGGCTACGACAGCATCGAGGTTCCTTTCAAGGGAGTTAGAAA GAAGACGGTGCTGACTAGGAGCGCCCTGAAGGTGTCAGCTGTCATGGACCACATCAACACGTGGAGCCTGGCGGTCATGATGCGCCACCACGAGCCGGAGAGGGCCCGGGCCACGCTTGCCGAGTTCAGGGACAGGCAC TACCTGAACACTTTGGATCCCGGTGACTGCTTGGATTTAGTCTTCCTCATGTGA